The genome window CGGTCGGGTTCCCGGGAGCGTCTCGCATCTTTATGAAAGGGTCACACCAGTAGGTCAAAAGAGCGTCGGCCGAACCGATCCAAGCTACGACTCCGGAACATCCCTTCCGTTCCGTCCTGAAACGCACGTAATCCCACACGTGCGAAGGATCAAAGGTCCCGTTCGAGTAGCGAATTTCTGCTCACCTGGCGAGACAAAACTGACGGCTAGCGGTCGTGTTCCAGGGGCTCTCGAGGGAGATGGCCATCAGATGCTTGATCCCGAGCTCGCAGCGACGAGCTGTGAAAGAGACTCGAGAGCGATCTGATAGCGTTTTCAAGCGCATACCTGCGTCTTCAGGCGCAGATCGAGCGGTAGGCCCGACGCAGCATCCACACCAGTGGCCGGACCGGATTTCGTTTGCAATCTTTTTGCTGTGGTCCGACGTAACATAGAGTGCTACGGATTCGGTGAGATGCCGGCCCCGAACCACAAGGGGCGGTGGACCAGCGGTGGTTCACTCGGCAATGACACGGAATCCGATGGGGTCTGGTTGACCGGGCCACAGCCCTAGACAGGGGAGGAAACGAGAGTTCCTCCGGTATCAAGCGAGAGCCAAGCTCTCGCGGACCGTCGGAAGACTGTGTCTTCCGAGATGCTGCCGGTTCCCCTTGAGTGCGGGTTGGAACCTTGAACGCCACACTCGGCGGAAATCCGATGGCCGGATTCCACGTCCTTCAGGGCGTGGAGGAGGTCAAGCGTGGTTCGTCCCACTCGGCACGGAATACAAGCTCGAGAACCAAAAACGTGAGAAAGGGCCACCCACCTGTAGCTTGACCAGCCGTAGTTTGGCCGATAATTCAATAAACACTGATGGCTAACCCGACGGTAAGGTGATCCCCCTGAGTTGGCGTGTCGGTCAGTGGCGAGCCGCGGTTCGCGGACGTTCAACCCCGCGAAGCGAGCAGCTTGCGCCGTGGTCGGGCCGTCTCAACCGAACGCCAGCCTGGAGAGTTGGTATCGTGTTGGTCGCCGTTACCCTGTTCTGTGTATTTGCACTTACAACAGCGGCTGGAGTCGCCGGGGCAGCGGTCGACTCAGGAGGGGCGAACGGTGCTGTTCCTGCTGCTAACACTGGGGAAGCAGTAGACACAGAGTGTAACCCGGACGATGATGCCGTCGTTGTTCGATTCGATGACGAACACGTTGTAAGCGGGGCAATTGCGGATGACTGCCCGGCTGATCCACACGTTCATCTCGAGGACAACACCAGCGCCAAACTGGTCGTCGAGAACGGAACTGTACAGACGATCGACGGCGACAAGGCGACTGTCGGAGATCGAAACGTGTTCCGATTCAGCGACGAAGACCCGGACCTGCGGGTTGCTGACGGCGAGTTCGTCAACTCATCGCTGATAATGAGCGACAACGGTACAGTCGTTCTCGAGGAGGACGAAACCGAAGAACTCGAGGTAGACGGTGATCCCGTAGTGTTCGAGGGTGACCCACAACTGCGTCTGTCGGAGCCAACCGTTTCCGAGGGGGCCGAGGGTGAGGAAGTCGATATCGACGTCGACATCGAGTACCTCGGCTATCACGAGTTTAACGGGAATCTCTCGGTCGATATCGTGAACGAGTCCGGACAGCCAACCTCGGCGGACGAGGCGGACATCACGCTCGAAAATCGTGAGGAGATAACCGAAACGATCACGTTCGAAACGAGAAACGGTGATGCACCTGAAGTAGAGGTGCTTACTGAGCTTAGTGGAGACGCCGGCGTCTCGAATCCGGCGGCTCAAAACAAGACGCGAGCGTCCATCGAGGAAGCCAGGATCGCCGTCGACATCGCAGACTACAATCGACCGGAAGAGGGCGATGACCTCGAGGTCACGGCTGTCGTTGAACGCATCGGTGCCCTCGACCGCGACGAGTTCAACGAGTCCTATCAGTTGGTCTTCGAAGTGGACGGATCGACAGTGGACAGCCGATCGATCGAGCCGCTTGATGCCGGATCGAGTGAAGAACGGACGTTCGTCTACTCGACGGTCGAAGGGGATGGGCCGAACGTCGACGTCAAGCTCTCTGCGCTCGGCGGCGCAGGAGACCGAACCGTCGAGGAAACGCTCGAGGTCATTTCACCGGATGCACACGAGCGTGACGTACAGGCTAATATCACGTCCTGGAACGCGCCGGAAGAAGGAGAGGAACTGGAAATCGAAGCCGATATCGAACATGACAACCTGCCCGATGGCACCCATACATATCCCATCGAGTTCTCCGTTGACGGCAATATCATCGACGAAACGAACGTAACGTTATCGGGTCCCGGATCGGACTCCGAGACGGTGGATTTCACCTACGACGTCCAGCAAGGTGATGCACCCGACGTCCAGGCTACCGTTTCGACGCCCGGAGAACGCGATCGGATTACTCCACGGATATTCGGTAGTGGGTTTGAGTTACAGATCGTCGAAACAAACGCGCCGGTGAACGAGACGGAAACGCTCCAGACGACCGTCGCGGTTCAGAACACGGGAGATATCGAGGCGACACAGGACGTCAGACTGGTCGTCGACCAGGGTGGCGGTGATCCGGACCGAAATATCGAACATCTCAGAGACAACACGTCCGTCAGTCTGTCACCCGGTGAGTCGACCACAGAACGGTTGAGCTTCCGGACCGAAGACGACGACCCGAACAAGATCGACCTCATCGCACGGAGTGAAAACGACGAAGATATCAAAACCGTGCGGGTGAGACCGCTCAACCCGTTCTTCGAGATAGAGGATCTCGATCTCCCGGAGTCGGTCGAGCCGGATGAGGAATTCACCGTCTCTGCAAGCATAAACAACACCGGAGCGGAGGCAGGGACACAGTACATCGAGGTCGAGACCGAGGACGGAGAACTCGCCCACATAGACAGAATCACGCTTCCGCCAGTAGAGCATACGACCGTTTCGTTTACCGACACGGCTCCGAGTAGCCCCGGGACGTATGAGTATACATTTATGACGGAAGACGACGAGGTCGAGCGAACACTGTCGGTTTCGGACGGCGATGATGAGCCGTCCGACGTGGAGCCCGAGGATGACGAACCCGACGATCCCGAACCGGACGACGACCTCGAGCCGGACGACGACGTCGACGACGCCGAAGAGCCCGACGAAGAGCCGGACGCTGACGAGGACGACGGGCTCTCGTGGTTCATGGTCCTCCTTGGCGTCCTCGGTGTAGCCGCGTCGGTGCTCGTCTTACTCGTCTACCGAAACGACCCTGAAAACTTCCCACCGGACCCAGCGACCGTGCGGGCCCAGCTCGAGTCGACCTTTACTCGCGAGGCACTCGAGCACCGACTCGAACGGGCGAAGATGACCGCCGCGGCGCTCGTCGCGGCGATCAAAGCGGGAGACATCAACGCGATCGTCACGACGCTCAAACACGCGATTGGGCTGGGCAGCGGGACGTTGGTCGTCCAGAACGAACTGCCACGAGAGACGCTCGTCCGTATCCGCTGTCAGACGGCGGACGACACCGTGTTGCTCGAGGACCTCGAGTTGGGACCAAACGAACGACGGACGCTCGGCTCGTTGCCCAGCGTCGATCAGTTCAAAGTCGGTGCAGGTGTCGAGGACATCACGGCCCACGAGGAAGTGTTCCAGGGGGCAAGCGGTGACGTCGGGGTCGTCCTCCGTCCGGAGGGCATTCTGATTGCGAACCTCGGCTGAGAAGCGCCGCTCGAAAATAGTGGAGCAGCCGATTACTCGACCGTCTGTAGTTCTTCGACGCGATCGACGAGGAGGTCGGCGATCTCGTCCTGTCGATCCGTCGCCGACACGATCCGGTCGGCCGCCGATTCGCTCTCGATGGCGCGACTGCGAACGGTCTCCATCGTCGAGGTGAGTTCTTCGACCGTCGCTGCCTGATCGTCGATCACGCGTGCGACCTCGCTGATGCCGTGGGCTGCTTCGTCGACCGAGCCGTCGATCGACTCGAGCGAGTCGAGGACGGCCTCGATCTCTGCGTCGGCGTCTGCGATTCGATCCGACGAGCGGTCGACCGTCTCGATCGTCGTCGCCGACTGGACCTGGAGTTCGTCGAGGCTCTCGGTGATCTCGTCCGTATGCCCTCGCGTCTCGTCGGCGAGCGTCTTGACGTGATCTGCGACCACGGCGAAGCCGTCGCCGCTGTCGCCTGCTCGAGCGGCTTCGATGTTCGCGTTCAGCGCGAGCAGGTTCGTCTCGTCGGCGACGTCGGCGACGATCTCGACGACGTCTTCGATCTCGTCCATCTTCTCGGAGAGCCGTTCGACGTTTTCGACGAGTTCGTCGCTGATCGCGACGATCTCTTCGGTCGCGTCGCGTGCGTCTTCGCCCGCCTCGAGGCCGTCTTCGACCGCCGTCGCCGCGTCGGTTGCGGCCGAGTCGACCTCATTGGCCTGGGCAGCGACTTCTTCCATCCCAGCTGCAAACGACTGCATCTCGTCGACCGAGTCGTCGAGCAACGTCCGCTGTTCAGTGACGTTCGCGGCGATTTCGTCCGCTGCCTCGTTGGCCTCCGCCGTCGCAGCGTCGATCTCGGTGGCCTGGTCGTCGACCCGGCCCGTGAGCGTCTCCAGGGTGTCGGCCATCTCGTTGACGGCGTCGATGACCGAGACGAGTTCCCCATCGAGGACGTCGAACGCGTCGGAGCGAGCCGCTCGAGCGGTCAGATCGCCCCGGCTGATCTCGGTCGCAGTTCGGCCGACTTCTTCGACGAGGTCGACCGTCGCATCCCGCTGTTCGATCGTTTCGGTCCGGTCGACGACCACCTCGATGACGCCGATCAGTTCGTCGCCGTCGTAGAGCGGCGTCGCGGAGAAATCGATGTGTTTCTCGTCGCCGTGGCGGTCGATCATCGTGCTGGTATCGCCGTAGCGGTTCCGTTCTGGGTCCCGGAGTTCGACGCCGAACGCTGTGTGTGCGCGGTTGGGTTCCTCGAGGACTTTGTCCGCGAGCGTATCCGCTCGCCGGCCGTCCGGGTAGAACAGTTCCGAGACGTGATCGTGACCGACTGCCTCCTCGCGGTCGACGCCGGTGAGGTCGACGATAGCCGCGTTCCACTCGACAACGGTGCCCTCGCTGTCGAGGATGAACGTCGGCAACCCCGTTCCGTCGAACAGTTGCGTGACGCCCGCCCGCCGAATCGTCGCCGCGTGGCCGACCGACGATGGCTGGTGTTCGTCCGTGGATTCGATACCGCTCGAGTCCGCAGTGGTCCCCGTGGCTGGCGCTTCGGTGGTTCGTCCATCTGGCGTGCCGGTCATCCCGACTGCAACACGGCAACTCACCTCCTTATAGCCAGCGGCCAACCCACCATATTCATCAGAGCGGGCCGTTCCCGTCAGGGGACGTTCACCGAGCCGCTTCGATCGCCAGTCGGACCCGGTTCGCGAAGACGTTCATCTGTCCTGACGCCTGCGTATTCTTCCTGACAAACGCGGAGACGCCCGCCTCGAGAGCCTTCTCAGAGAGCGGCTCGAGCGGGTTAGCGGTGAAAAGGACGAACGGAATCGGCATCGAGCCCGCGTCGTCGTTGATCGAGGAAGCGAGTTCGATCCCGGTTTCGTCCGGCAGTTCGTAGCTCGAGATGACGCAGTCGATTATCTCCTCTTCGAGCATGGCTCGGGTTTCAGCCGCCGAGCCGACGGTTTTTACGTCGAACCCGTGTTCCGTCGCTAACGTCTCACTGACGTGTTCGGTAATAAATTCGCTGTCTTCGACGAGAAGCACGGTGTACGACGACATACGGTATAGTGGTATTCGATTTCTAATAATGCCTTACGGCCGATTCGGCGAGTTCATCGGTCGACGGCCGGTCATATGTCGGGACACGGATGGAAGATGGACGGTATCGGCAGCGATCTATCCGCCCGAGAGACCACATCGGCCACGACGACACCGGACACTCGGACCGAACGGCCTCGACGTCGCGTCTCGAGACGGTTGACTTCCTTCGCGTGTGACCCGGTACGCACGAACGAGACGGGCGGTCAGTCCCAGAACGACTGCGTTCGTGCGTACTCGCGTTCTTGGGTGAGGATGTCGCGGTAGAACTCGGCTTCGTCCTCACGAAGCTTGTTGATTATCCGGGCGGCGTTGTGCGGCCCGACGCCCCTGGCGGCCATTGCGATCACCGCCTGTTTGCCGTGGCTCTGGACGAGACTCGCCGCGCGGTAGGCGCGTTCGGTCATCGTTTCCTGTTCGTCGTCTTTCTCCGCGGCACGGACGGCGTCGGCGACCTCGTCGGCCCAGGGGTTCAGCGAGGCGATTCGGGTCGAACCACAGTCGGGACACTCGGGCTGGTTCGGAACGCGTTTGACCTTCGTCCTGACTTTCCACTCCTTGCAGTGGGTACACAGGAGGATCACGCGATCGTTCTGGATACGCTCTTTCACCGTCTGGATGACGCTTGCGTCGGCATTCTCCGGGGCGAGCAGTTCTTTCCCCGCAGAGCGCCCACCTTGCCCGACCGGCGTCCGACCGCGAGTCGTCACCAGCTCGAGCGCACCCGACTGAATCTCGGCGAGCACTGCGCTTGCGCGTTCGACGTCCAGATCCTCGTGGAACACCTCACGGACCGCCTCTGCGTACATCGGCGTCTCCTCGAGTGCCGCCAGCAGCCGCTCGTTCGACATGCGACCGGAGCCCTGCCAGCGTTTGAGCGCGCCGAACTTCGCCGACACCTGCGCGAGCCGGAAGGCGAGGGCGTCGGAGTTCTTCAACCCGAGTTCGACGATCGCCTCGACGTGGTCGGGATCGGTGCTCTCGAGCACCTCGAGGACGTCGCTCGTGGCGATCGAACTCGGCACCTCGAGTTCGATCCGGTACGGGTCGACCTCGAGTCCCACGGAGGTGCCTGCACGCTGGCCGAGCAGAGCCGAGAGGATACGTCCCAGGGTCTCGTTGGTCTCGTGGCCGTAACAGGCGTTCACCACGACGGTCCGACCCTGTCGCTCGAGGACGAGCCGGTCGGCCGTCGGCATCGGCGACTCGGCCTCGACCTGGCGCTCGAGTTGCTCACAGGCCTCCGTGAGGGTGTAGTCGCCTGCGGGATAGCGTCCGGCGAGTTCCCGACCTACGGCGGGGGCGTCGGCTCCGGCTTCGAGTTGGGGTTCAGCGACGGCGCGAATCTCGCCGACCTCGCCCGCGACTGCTGCGGGGACGGGAATCTCCTGGCCGATCCAGGAGGGCACTTCGCCGGCCGGGTCCTCGATCGGGGTGACCTTGACACGGGATTCCTCGTCGTCGATTTCGGCGATACGCCACATCTCTCCGCGCTGGACGAAGACCTCCCCCGGCCGGGCGAAGTTGACGACGAACCGCTCGTCGAGCGTCCCGATCTGCCCCCCCGAGGCGATGTCGTGGACCTCGTAGGTCTCCTCGTCGGGGATCATCGAGAGGTTCGCGTAGACGTACTGCCAGGTGCCGCCGGTCGTCTCGAGACGGTCGGCATTCTCGTCGAACCAGACGATTCGGTTGCGATGGAGTTCCGAGACCACCTCGCGGAACGTCTCCTCGCGAAGCGCTCTGAACGGATAGGCTCGCGAGACGGTCTCGTAGGCCTCGCGAACGTGTGTCGCGCCGCGGCTCTGTACGATCGCCGGAATCTGGTTCGCCACTACGTCGAGGCTGCCTTCGTGGATGGCCGCTGGCTCGACTTCGCCCGCTCGAGCGCGTCGAGCGATCGCCAGCGCCTCGAAGGTATCGTCTGGACGGGTCGTGACGATGGTCCCGCTCGAGACCGCATCCCGACGGTGGCCCGCACGCCCGATTCGCTGGAGTAGTCGGGTGGCCTGCCGGGGGCTCTTGTACTGGATCACGTGGTCGACGCGGCCAACGTCGATCCCGAGTTCCATCGAGGAGGTACAGAGCAGACCGTCGAGGTCGCCGGTTTTGAACCGGTCCTCGACGTCGATCCGGGCCTCCTTCGAGAGCGACCCGTGGTGGACGCCGATCGGCAACTCGAGTTCGTTGAACCGCGAGCCCAGCGCCTCCGCCGTCTGTCGCGTATTGACGAAGATCAGCGTCGACTCGTGGGCGGTGACGAGGTCACGAATCAGCCGGACGTGACTCGCCACCGAGGCGTCAGTCATCAGTTTGCCCGCGAGCGTCTCGTCCTCGTCGGTCACCTCCGGCTTACGAACCCTCACGTCGATGTTACTCCCGACGTCGATCTGACGGATCGCACAGGCGCGGCCGCCGGTCAGAAACTGGCCGACCTCCTCGGGATCGCCGACCGTCGCCGAGAGCCCGATCCGCTGGAAGTCGCCCGCGAGGTCGTACAGCCGCTCGAGGCCGACCGACAGCTGTGCCCCGCGTTTCGAGGCGGCGAGTTCGTGGACTTCGTCGATCACGACGTGGGAGACGTCCGCCAGTGCTTTTCGGAGTTTCTCGCCCGTCAGCATCGCCTGCAGCGTCTCCGGCGTCGTGATCAGTACGTCCGGCGGATTCTCGGCCTGCTTGCCCCGCTGATATTGCGTCGTATCGCCGTGACGAACGTCGACCTCGAGGTCCAGATAGTCACCCCACCACTCGAGGCGCTCGCGCATGTCACGGTTGAGCGCTCGCAGCGGGGTGACGTAGAGCGCGCCGAAGCCCTCCGGCGGCTCGTCGACGAGGTGATCGAAGACGGGCAACATCGCCGTCTCGGTCTTGCCGCTGCCCGTCGGCGCGATCACGAGCGTGTTCTGGCCGTCGGCAAGCGGCGGAATCGCGAGCCGCTGTGGCGCCGTCGGCGTCGAGAAGCCACGTTCGGACAACGCCCCGCGAACCGTCGGGCCGAGGTGTGTAAAGGCGGCGACGTCCCCGTCAGTCATCGAGCCAGGGTAGGGACGACCGATGCATAAGCGCCACGCTCGTGCTGGACCGGGGCGACGACGTACAGCGGGAGTGCAATCGACAGAGCCGATCGACCTGACTACGACTCGTCGCCCTCGAGTTCGTCGTCCTCGTCGCCGAGGAGTTCGTCCGCTACCGCGTCGTCGACAGCCATCTCACCCGGCTCCGGAACCTCTTCGTCGGCCCGTTCAGCGATTTCTTCCGCCGAGCGTTCCTCGTCGGTCATGTCGACGGCCGTCTCTGCATCGTCCACGCCCTCCGTGACGTCCTCCGGACTTGTCGAGTCGTCGAACGCAGTAGCCGAGGACTCGTCATCTCCCCGACCCCCGACCGGAATCTCCTGAAAGTCGTCGGGGACGGCCTCGGACGTCTGTTCGCGTACCGCTTCGGCCGTGGGTGCCCGCTCACGAACGTCCTCGGTCGATGGGACGACCCCCGGCAGGTCCACGTACTTCGAGAGGACGTACACGAGAGCGCCGACACCGAGCGCGAGGAGCACGAGCAGCCGGAAGCGCCCGCGTCCGCTCTGTGACTCTGAATTACCGGTGTCGGACGACGCTGGGCCGTCAGCTGCCGATCGGATAGGCATGAGGTCGATACACCCTCGAGCACGAAATCGGTTCGGGGTGGCAAAGCAAGCGCCAACAGTCGGCGAGCGTCCATCCCTGACGATGAGTAACTGCCACCTACGGCCGGGTAGGCGGCGCATAGCTACGCCCTCGAGTCCGATATCTCAGCCAATGACAGTCATCGAACGACGACAGTCATTGATTCCGACTGATCAACTGTCGCTCAGCCGACTGCGGTTCGAGGTGTGGACCGAATCGATCCGTACGCCACAGCCCGAGGTGGCTGCCGAATGATGTCGCCGGCACACTCGCGCCGAGCACTCATCGTGCTGACGACCCTGGTCGCCATCATCGGCGTCATCACGGTCGGCGTCCTCGTCGGTGGACTGTTCGTGGGCGAAGCCGACGCCGCGAGTTCGACCGAGACGACGTCGCCGGTCCAGTCGTCGACCACGACCGACGAGGTCGGCGTCTCCGAGGAGCCGTACAGCGAGCCGGTCCCGGAGGAGGGTGACCCGTTCTTCGAGGCCGAAGCGAGCGATGGACGCTGGATCAGCTACATCAATCCGCGCGATGACTACCGGTCGCCGTACCTGGGTGACGGCTCCGGCAAGATCTGTACGGCCCTGCTCAACGAAGCCGGTGACCCCGTCGTTGGTGAATCGATCCCGAACACTACCGTCACAGTCGATACCGGCGACGAACTCGAGTGGCACGACGACGCCGACCCGTTCGTCGTCGAGTACCCGCTGACCACGCATTACGACCGCCCGCTCGACGCTGACCAGTTCGGAACGACCGCTGGGCTCCCACAGGGCGACGGCTACCTCGACTCCCACTGTCTCGAGTGGCACGGCTTGCCCGAGGACGAAACGGTCAGGTATGGCGAGCCGACGATCGACGGCGACCACGCGGACGACGTCGAACTCGTCGGCGTCGTCGAGCAACCGAACGACACGTGGGACTCCGACGTCGACCCGATCGGTGACGCCCAGCCGTACGAAGAGACTGGCGGCTGGACCTACTACACGGACGGATCCCACGGACAGGCCGTCGTCGTCTTGCAACTCGACCGTGACGGGGCGGCCCTCGAGGACACAACATCGGTGGACGACGATTCGACCAGCGGCGACGATTCGACGGGTGACGATAGCGATACAGCGACACCGGACGACGGCACGGACGAACAGTCGAACTCGAGTGAGCCCGACGCTGCGGCGGACACCGACGAGGAGCCGATCCCCGGCTTCGGGTCACTCGTAGCACTGGCCGCAGTCGCAGCCGTA of Natrarchaeobaculum sulfurireducens contains these proteins:
- a CDS encoding DEAD/DEAH box helicase — translated: MTDGDVAAFTHLGPTVRGALSERGFSTPTAPQRLAIPPLADGQNTLVIAPTGSGKTETAMLPVFDHLVDEPPEGFGALYVTPLRALNRDMRERLEWWGDYLDLEVDVRHGDTTQYQRGKQAENPPDVLITTPETLQAMLTGEKLRKALADVSHVVIDEVHELAASKRGAQLSVGLERLYDLAGDFQRIGLSATVGDPEEVGQFLTGGRACAIRQIDVGSNIDVRVRKPEVTDEDETLAGKLMTDASVASHVRLIRDLVTAHESTLIFVNTRQTAEALGSRFNELELPIGVHHGSLSKEARIDVEDRFKTGDLDGLLCTSSMELGIDVGRVDHVIQYKSPRQATRLLQRIGRAGHRRDAVSSGTIVTTRPDDTFEALAIARRARAGEVEPAAIHEGSLDVVANQIPAIVQSRGATHVREAYETVSRAYPFRALREETFREVVSELHRNRIVWFDENADRLETTGGTWQYVYANLSMIPDEETYEVHDIASGGQIGTLDERFVVNFARPGEVFVQRGEMWRIAEIDDEESRVKVTPIEDPAGEVPSWIGQEIPVPAAVAGEVGEIRAVAEPQLEAGADAPAVGRELAGRYPAGDYTLTEACEQLERQVEAESPMPTADRLVLERQGRTVVVNACYGHETNETLGRILSALLGQRAGTSVGLEVDPYRIELEVPSSIATSDVLEVLESTDPDHVEAIVELGLKNSDALAFRLAQVSAKFGALKRWQGSGRMSNERLLAALEETPMYAEAVREVFHEDLDVERASAVLAEIQSGALELVTTRGRTPVGQGGRSAGKELLAPENADASVIQTVKERIQNDRVILLCTHCKEWKVRTKVKRVPNQPECPDCGSTRIASLNPWADEVADAVRAAEKDDEQETMTERAYRAASLVQSHGKQAVIAMAARGVGPHNAARIINKLREDEAEFYRDILTQEREYARTQSFWD
- a CDS encoding PGF-CTERM sorting domain-containing protein gives rise to the protein MMSPAHSRRALIVLTTLVAIIGVITVGVLVGGLFVGEADAASSTETTSPVQSSTTTDEVGVSEEPYSEPVPEEGDPFFEAEASDGRWISYINPRDDYRSPYLGDGSGKICTALLNEAGDPVVGESIPNTTVTVDTGDELEWHDDADPFVVEYPLTTHYDRPLDADQFGTTAGLPQGDGYLDSHCLEWHGLPEDETVRYGEPTIDGDHADDVELVGVVEQPNDTWDSDVDPIGDAQPYEETGGWTYYTDGSHGQAVVVLQLDRDGAALEDTTSVDDDSTSGDDSTGDDSDTATPDDGTDEQSNSSEPDAAADTDEEPIPGFGSLVALAAVAAVVVFGWRREVTP
- a CDS encoding methyl-accepting chemotaxis protein, translated to MTGTPDGRTTEAPATGTTADSSGIESTDEHQPSSVGHAATIRRAGVTQLFDGTGLPTFILDSEGTVVEWNAAIVDLTGVDREEAVGHDHVSELFYPDGRRADTLADKVLEEPNRAHTAFGVELRDPERNRYGDTSTMIDRHGDEKHIDFSATPLYDGDELIGVIEVVVDRTETIEQRDATVDLVEEVGRTATEISRGDLTARAARSDAFDVLDGELVSVIDAVNEMADTLETLTGRVDDQATEIDAATAEANEAADEIAANVTEQRTLLDDSVDEMQSFAAGMEEVAAQANEVDSAATDAATAVEDGLEAGEDARDATEEIVAISDELVENVERLSEKMDEIEDVVEIVADVADETNLLALNANIEAARAGDSGDGFAVVADHVKTLADETRGHTDEITESLDELQVQSATTIETVDRSSDRIADADAEIEAVLDSLESIDGSVDEAAHGISEVARVIDDQAATVEELTSTMETVRSRAIESESAADRIVSATDRQDEIADLLVDRVEELQTVE
- a CDS encoding response regulator, which encodes MSSYTVLLVEDSEFITEHVSETLATEHGFDVKTVGSAAETRAMLEEEIIDCVISSYELPDETGIELASSINDDAGSMPIPFVLFTANPLEPLSEKALEAGVSAFVRKNTQASGQMNVFANRVRLAIEAAR